The stretch of DNA TCCAGTAGCTAATAATGGTATGAATTCTGGACTTGTTAGTATACCTCCAGTGTCAGTTACTAAACCACAAAATATAGAATCACCTAAAAATCTTTCACAAACTACTGACCCAACACCTTCTAATAATAATTTAAATAATCCTAATTTAGGTAATATTGATTTATTATATCCATCTGAAATACCTGCTGATGAATTATATTCCTATAATTCAACTGGGAAATGTAAAGCTAATGAAACTCCAATTAATATACCTAACTTAAAATCTTCTAATACTCCTTTAGAAAAAAGAGAATATGATGAAGATGATGAATTAATTCATATGAATATCCTTAGAAACTTTGATTTTAGTACAGATGAAATTTTTGATTTAAGAAATTCTAATTGTTCTAATATAGATAAAATTTTTAAAGAAATAGAAGCAAATCACAGTGGTATAATTGGCACTTTTAAAGCTTATAGAATTCCATATCCTATATCAGCACTACTTGTAAAAAAAATAATCAAACTATCTCTTGAATATTCTGAAAAGGAGTAGATAATTTTATGATTTTATTTAGAGATAACTTACCAGATTTACAATGTAAAGTAAGATTAATACATGCAGTACCAGCTGCCCCTGCAGTAGATATTTATGCTAATGGTTCTCCAATAGCTAAAAATCTATCTTTTAGTGACATAAGCTGTTATATTGCTATAGCTCCCGGTACTTATGAGATTCAAATCTTTGTATCTGGAACATATGATTCCCCTTTATTAACTAAAACTATAGACTTACTTCCAAATTCAGCATCAACGATTTCAATTATTACAAATAATAACAATTTAGATTTATTTGTGTTAAATGATGCTAATAATCTTGGACAAATCAGTAATGCTTTTTTAAGATTTATTAATTTATCACCTAATTCACCTTTATTGACTTTATCATTACCTAATGATATTTCATTATTTAATAGTGTAGAATATATTGAAACTACAGGATACTATCCTCTATCTCCTGGAATTTACAATTATAAGGTTTCCTTTGCTAGTTCCGAAGGTTTATTTAAGTTTATAAAGGACATAAAGCTAGAAAATGGACAATTCTATACAATCTATATAGTTGGATTATTTAATAAAAAACCTCAACTTGGATACGTTATTGTAAAAGATGGTATTTAATCATAAAAAGAAATGGTAAATTTAAAGATTATTTACCATTTCTTTTTATTTACTCTTCTCTTAATGCATCAATTGGATTTAACTCTGCTGCTTTTTTAGCTGGATAAATCCCAAAGAAAATTCCAACTGCTGATGAAAATATAAGAACTAAACATATGTGTATTATAGTAACCTTAGGTTTTACTCCCATTATTAATCCTACAGTAAATGATCCTGAAACTCCAATTATTAATCCTATAATACCCCCTATTAAAGATATAATTACAGCTTCAGTTAAAAACTGAAGTAAAATACTTTTTGTAGTTGCTCCTATAGCCTTTCTTATTCCTATTTCCCGTGTTCTTTCAGTAACAGATACAAGCATTATATTCATAACACCTATTCCTCCAACCACTAAAGATATTCCTGCTACTGCACTTATAAAAGAACCAAATATATCTATTACTTTATTGATCTCTTCTACCTGTTTTATCATCTTTTCCCCAATATATAATTCTTTTTCTCTATTATTGTGTCTTGCTGATATTATATTTATGGCCTCATTAGAAGCCTCTTCTATATCTTCTTTAGATTTTGCTACTACTAAAATTGAATCTATTTGTGATTTTCCAAATAAATTATCTAATGTTTTTTTAGGGACAACTGCCATAGCTGGAATATGCTCTATTGGTGCTGCCTCCATATACCCTGGTGCTTTAGTTACTCCAACTATCGTAACTTTTTTAAGATTATTAGGATTTCCTATAAAAATAGATTCTCCTTGTACCTCTTTATGTCCAAATAAACCTTTAGCTGTGAACTCATCTAAAACAACTACTGATTTTCCTTCAATGCTTTCTTTTTCTGTAAAATATCTTCCGCTTATTATTTCAGCATTTTCTATATATCTATAATCTGGCGTTACTCCATTAATATAAATATTTTTTTCTTTATTATTAACATTACATACACCCGTTCTCATTACCATAGGTGTAACTGCTTTTATATAATTACCTTTTTCTTTTATTATATTTATGTCTTGCAAAGAAATATAATCTCTATTGCTTGCTCTTGACGAATCTACTTTTATCTGTATTGTAGATGAGCCTATTTTTTCTAATTGTCCAGTTACGATTTCTTTTCCTCCTCTACCTAAAGAAACAATTGCAATTACAGAACTTACTCCTATTATTATTCCCAGCATTGTTAAGAAACTTCTAAGCTTATTTGACTTTATGCTTTCAAGAGCCATTTTAAAATTCTCACTCATAGAAATTCCCCTTATCTTTAAATGTATTTACATTTAATTTCTTCATCTTTTTCTATTTCCCCATCTTTTACATGTATTATTCTTTTTGTGTATTTAGCTATTTCTTCTTCATGAGTTACCATAATTATAGTTGTACCTTCTTTATTTAAATCTTGAAATATTTTCATTACTTCTAAACTTACTTTTGAATCTAGATTTCCAGTTGGTTCATCTGCCATTATAACTGATGGATTATTTACAATAGCTCTTGCAATTGCAACTCTTTGCCTTTGTCCTCCTGAAATTTCACTTGGTTTATGTTTAATCCATGGGGATAATCCCACCTTTTCTAAAGCCTTTTTAGCTCTTTCAATTCTTTCTTTACTAGAAACACCTGCATATACCATAGGTAATTCTACATTTTCTAAAATATTTAACCTTGGTAATAAATTAAAGTTTTGAAATACAAATCCGATTTCTATATTTCTTATCTTAGCTAACTCATCATCAGTTAAATTATTTATTATCTTATTATTTAATCTATATTCACCAGTACTATATCTATCTAAACATCCTAGAATATTCATAAGGGTACTTTTACCTGAGCCTGATGGCCCCATTATAGTTGTAAACTCCCCTTTTTTTATATTTAATGAAATATTCTTTAAAGCTTTATATTCTATTTTTCCTGTATTATAAACTTTATTAATACCATTTAACTCTATCAGTTCTAGTTCCCCCTTTTAACTTTATCTCCACTTTCTAACTCTCCTGAAGGATTTAATATAACTAACTCATCTTCGTCTATACCCTCTAATATTTCTACTTCCCTTTCTCCCTCAAGTCCTACTTTTACTTCTCTTTTGTAAGCTATATTATCTTTCAATATAAATACATAGGGTTTGTTTCCTTTTTCCACTTTTATAGCCTCTGTAGGAACTACAATTACATTGTTTTTTTGGCCAACTAATATATCTATTTCATTTTTAAAGCCTATCTTTAACTCTTCAGTTTTAGTTAAGTTATCAATCTCGCCTTCAATATATGCTTCTCCCTCCATCGAATTGGAAATACTCTTAGCTGTTGGACTTATAAAAGATACCCTGCCTTCAATTATTCCATTACTTGTTTTTATCATTGCAGGTTGGTCTATTTTAATATATTTACTATCATATTGGTTTAATAGAATTTTGATTTTTAAATTTTCTAAATCTTGAACTACAATTACTGGATACTCTGATAAGCTTATATCTGTAACAGTTCCATCAATATCAGAAAATATATTTCCATTATCTAGATTTGTTAGGTATTGATCTTTCTTTACTTCATCTCCTACTTTTACACTTATATTATTGTATTTGTATCTTTCTAAGTAATGTTCTGCTTTATTTTTAGACTGGATAACTCCAGTTACATTTATATATCTAACTATATTTCCTTTCTCAACTAAATGGACTTTAACTTTGCTATCTTCTGATTTTTTATTTAAAGTAACCATTAATATAATTAGAATTGATAAAAAAAGCATTGCACAAACCCATACTTTTCTTTTTTTCACATATCTTCACTCCTAAAATCTCTTATCAATTTTAAAGTATTTACATTTAAATAAATATTTATGTAATATCTATACTATTTTCTATATTTGATTACATACTAGGTTGATAGTATAATTAATAGTAATTGTTTTATTAAATAAACAGATATTAAATTGGAGGATAAAAATGATAGTTTTAAGCTGTAAAGATATATGTATAAGTTATGGTATAAGAGATGTTTTAAAAAATATAACTTTCTCTATAAATGAAGGAGATAAAGTTGGTATAATTGGCGGCAATGGTGAAGGTAAATCTACACTGTTTAAAATTATCTCTAAAGAACTTACTCAAGATGATGGTGAGGTTTTTGTTGATAAAAATAAAACTATAGGATACCTTACTCAACATGTTGATTTAAATTTAGATGGGACAATATATGAAGAAATGCTTTCTGTTTTTCAGGAGCTTAGAAATATAGAATGTAAATTAAAAAAGATTGAAGAAAGCTTAAATGAACCTTATGATCCAAGTAATGCAGCTTATCATGATAAATTAATAAAGGATTATACTACTCTTCAAGATTTGTATAATCATAGAGGTGGATATACATATAAAGGTGAAGTTTCTAGAGTTTTAAAAGGACTTGGGTTTTTAGAAGAAGATTTTGATAAACAAATTAACACTTTAAGTGGAGGACAAAAAACTAGAGTATCTTTATGTAAATTACTTCTTAAAAATCCTGATATTATACTTTTAGATGAGCCTACAAACCACTTAGATTTAGAGGCTATAGAATGGCTTGAAGATTATCTAAAATCATATAAAGGAACGGTTCTTGTTATTTCCCATGATAGATTTTTCTTAGACTCTGTAACTAATAATACTTTTGAGGTAATAAATGGACATATAAATTGTTATAATGTTCCTTATACTAAATTTATAGAACAAAGAAAAAAGAAGTATGAAGCTGATCTTAAAGCATATAATCTTCAACAAGCCGAAATTAAAAGACAGGAAGCTATAATTGAAAAGTTTAGAAGCTTTAATAGAGAGAAAAGTATTAAGGCTGCTGAAAGTAGAGAAAAAGCTTTAGATAGAATGGAAAAGATAGACGCTCCTGATAAAGAAAAAGAAGCTTCTAAAATAAAATTTGAGGCTTCTGTAAAAAGTGGTTATGATGTACTTCATGCTGAAAATCTTTCAAAAAGTTATGGGGATAAAAAATTATTTAAAGATCTTTCTTTTGACTTAAAAAGAGCTGAAAAGGTAGCCTTAATAGGTGAAAATGGTAGAGGTAAAACTACATTATTTAGGATGATATTAAATACTCTAGATAGTGATACAGGTAATATAATTCTTGGAACTAATGTTAATGTTGGATACTATGATCAAGAACAATCGGATCTTAATCTTGATAAATCAATAATAGATGAGGTGTGGGATGAATTTCCAAACCTTACAACTTCAAAACTTAGAGGCATTCTTGCATCATTCTTATTTACAGGAGATGATGTATTTAAAGAAATAAAAACATTAAGTGGCGGAGAGAAGTGTAGAATTAATTTACTTAAATTAATGCTTTCAAAATCAAACTTACTTTTACTAGATGAGCCTACAAATCATTTAGATATTATGTCAAGAGAAGCTTTAGAAGATGCATTAATAAGTTATGATGGAACGCTTTTGGTAATATCTCATGATAGATATTTCTTAAATAAAGTTATTGGAAGAATCTTAGAGCTTAAAGAAGATGGTGTTAAAGAATATTTAGGTAACTATAGCTATTTTCAAGAGAAAAAATTAAATCCTACTAGATATCAAGAACTAGAGGATTTAGCAAATGGTAAAACTAAAACTCAACTTAAAGATGAAAAAAAGAAAAAAAGAGAACAAGAAAAAGAAGAAAAAGCATTAAAGCTAAAAGCAAAAAAACTTGAAGAAGACATTACATCAAAAGAAAATGAACTTCTTAATTTACAAGAACAACTTTGCCTTGAAGAAATTTATTCAAATCCAACTGAAAGTGAAAGAGTAAGTAAGGAAATTAAAAATCTTGAAGAATTAATAGCCAAATTATACGAAGATTGGGAAAATATACTTTAAAACTGTAAAAAGGTACTAGATATTTAAATTCTAGTACCTTTAATTTTTAACGGATTCCAGATGAACCAAATCCACCTTCTGCTCTTTCTGTTTCTGATAAATCCTTAACTTCTGTAACCTCTACCTTCCATACTGGTTTTATTACCATTTGAGCTATTTTCATTCCTTTTTCAACAACAAATTTATTTTTACCATGATTTATTAATATAATTCCAATTTCTCCTCTGTACCCCTCATCTATAGTTCCTGGTGTATTTAAAACCGTTATACTATATTTTAATGCTAAACCACTTCTTGGTCTTATTTGAGCTTCTGTCTGTTTAGGAAGTTCTATTTTTATACCTGTTTTTATTAATGCTGGATCACCAGCCTCAATAGATACTTCTTCAACAGAATATAAATCTAATCCTGCATCCCCTTCATGAGCGTAACTAGGTAGTATTGCATCTTTATGTACTCTTTTAACATTTAAATTAAACTTATTCATAAATAAATCCTCCATATTTTTAATATAGACCTATTTTACCATATGAATATAAAATAAGACCATAAGATTTACCTTATGATCTTACTTATTATTATTTTTTGCAACAACATGCTTTTATTCTATTTACAACAGTTACTGTTGCTTCCTTTAAGTTTTGGTCTATAATTACTTCATTCCAATTAATATAACATGGTTTTTCGAAATATCTCCTATCCACTATTGAAATTACTCTATAGCATCCATCCTCTAAATTTTCAAAGTTAACCTTTCCTTCTGAATTTGTTAATTGTGTATCACATAATTTAGGAGATACTCCATTTAACATGTACAAATTAACCTTAGCTCCTTTTAATTCTACTCCATCCTTGCTACCTAACTTAACAACAACAGTAATACAGCCTTTTTTTTCTGTCTTATTACAATTATTATTTATATTATTAAAATGTTTTAGATACTCCTCTTTGTTGTCTATTTCATTATTTTCACAATTACATTTACTGTCTGACATATAATAATTATTTCTATAATACTCATTATTATTTGATTCTATGTGCTCATCATTACTAATATTTAAATTATCTTTTGGCGTAGATACAGTATCCCCTCCTTCCTCTCGAACCTCAATAAATACATTATAATTTTCATTACTTTGAACTGAAATATCACTATTTTGTTGTTCTTTATTTAGATTTACTTGATTTTGTCCTAATTGACTTTGATGTTGAGTTTTAGAGTTATTGTGAAATTCAACTTCTCCATTTTCATTAGTACAAAACTCATCATCTATCATTATTTTCATAAGCCCCTCCTAATAACAATATAGTTACATAATATGATTAACCCCCCCGTTTGGTGATAAAAAAAAGCTGATTTAATAATTTTTTTAATCAGCTTTTTTTCTATTCAATTAATAACATTTTACTTGCTACATCAAATTTTTCTGGTTTATTATAATAAAATCCTTGTATAATATCACATCCAATTTCCTTTAAATACTCTATTTGAGCTTCAGTTTCAACGCCCTCTGCTACTACTCTTAATTCTAGATTATGTGACAGTTCAATTATACTTTCTATTATATAATTACTTTTTTTATCTTTTTTTATTGCATCTATAAAACTTTTATCTATATTTAAAACATCTATTGGTAATATTCTCAAATAACTTAAAGAGGAATATCCCGTTCCAAAATCATCTAATGCTATAGATACTCCTAATATTTTTAACTTTCTAAGAATCTCTAAATTCCTTTTTGATGAATTTATTATTACACTTTCTTTAATTTCAAATTCTATATAACTTGGATTTAAATCGTATTCTTTAAGCTTATTTCTAATATAATTTACTATTTTTTCATCTCTAATTTGGATATTTGATAAATTTATCGACATTTTAAAAATTTTATCAGTCATTAAACTTAATTCCTTGCATTTTCTAAATGCTATATCAATTATATATTTTTCAAGTTC from Clostridium chauvoei encodes:
- a CDS encoding DUF4397 domain-containing protein, with the translated sequence MILFRDNLPDLQCKVRLIHAVPAAPAVDIYANGSPIAKNLSFSDISCYIAIAPGTYEIQIFVSGTYDSPLLTKTIDLLPNSASTISIITNNNNLDLFVLNDANNLGQISNAFLRFINLSPNSPLLTLSLPNDISLFNSVEYIETTGYYPLSPGIYNYKVSFASSEGLFKFIKDIKLENGQFYTIYIVGLFNKKPQLGYVIVKDGI
- a CDS encoding ABC transporter permease, translated to MSMSENFKMALESIKSNKLRSFLTMLGIIIGVSSVIAIVSLGRGGKEIVTGQLEKIGSSTIQIKVDSSRASNRDYISLQDINIIKEKGNYIKAVTPMVMRTGVCNVNNKEKNIYINGVTPDYRYIENAEIISGRYFTEKESIEGKSVVVLDEFTAKGLFGHKEVQGESIFIGNPNNLKKVTIVGVTKAPGYMEAAPIEHIPAMAVVPKKTLDNLFGKSQIDSILVVAKSKEDIEEASNEAINIISARHNNREKELYIGEKMIKQVEEINKVIDIFGSFISAVAGISLVVGGIGVMNIMLVSVTERTREIGIRKAIGATTKSILLQFLTEAVIISLIGGIIGLIIGVSGSFTVGLIMGVKPKVTIIHICLVLIFSSAVGIFFGIYPAKKAAELNPIDALREE
- a CDS encoding ABC transporter ATP-binding protein, with amino-acid sequence MIELNGINKVYNTGKIEYKALKNISLNIKKGEFTTIMGPSGSGKSTLMNILGCLDRYSTGEYRLNNKIINNLTDDELAKIRNIEIGFVFQNFNLLPRLNILENVELPMVYAGVSSKERIERAKKALEKVGLSPWIKHKPSEISGGQRQRVAIARAIVNNPSVIMADEPTGNLDSKVSLEVMKIFQDLNKEGTTIIMVTHEEEIAKYTKRIIHVKDGEIEKDEEIKCKYI
- a CDS encoding efflux RND transporter periplasmic adaptor subunit, whose protein sequence is MKKRKVWVCAMLFLSILIILMVTLNKKSEDSKVKVHLVEKGNIVRYINVTGVIQSKNKAEHYLERYKYNNISVKVGDEVKKDQYLTNLDNGNIFSDIDGTVTDISLSEYPVIVVQDLENLKIKILLNQYDSKYIKIDQPAMIKTSNGIIEGRVSFISPTAKSISNSMEGEAYIEGEIDNLTKTEELKIGFKNEIDILVGQKNNVIVVPTEAIKVEKGNKPYVFILKDNIAYKREVKVGLEGEREVEILEGIDEDELVILNPSGELESGDKVKRGN
- the abc-f gene encoding ribosomal protection-like ABC-F family protein, translated to MIVLSCKDICISYGIRDVLKNITFSINEGDKVGIIGGNGEGKSTLFKIISKELTQDDGEVFVDKNKTIGYLTQHVDLNLDGTIYEEMLSVFQELRNIECKLKKIEESLNEPYDPSNAAYHDKLIKDYTTLQDLYNHRGGYTYKGEVSRVLKGLGFLEEDFDKQINTLSGGQKTRVSLCKLLLKNPDIILLDEPTNHLDLEAIEWLEDYLKSYKGTVLVISHDRFFLDSVTNNTFEVINGHINCYNVPYTKFIEQRKKKYEADLKAYNLQQAEIKRQEAIIEKFRSFNREKSIKAAESREKALDRMEKIDAPDKEKEASKIKFEASVKSGYDVLHAENLSKSYGDKKLFKDLSFDLKRAEKVALIGENGRGKTTLFRMILNTLDSDTGNIILGTNVNVGYYDQEQSDLNLDKSIIDEVWDEFPNLTTSKLRGILASFLFTGDDVFKEIKTLSGGEKCRINLLKLMLSKSNLLLLDEPTNHLDIMSREALEDALISYDGTLLVISHDRYFLNKVIGRILELKEDGVKEYLGNYSYFQEKKLNPTRYQELEDLANGKTKTQLKDEKKKKREQEKEEKALKLKAKKLEEDITSKENELLNLQEQLCLEEIYSNPTESERVSKEIKNLEELIAKLYEDWENIL
- the dut gene encoding dUTP diphosphatase translates to MNKFNLNVKRVHKDAILPSYAHEGDAGLDLYSVEEVSIEAGDPALIKTGIKIELPKQTEAQIRPRSGLALKYSITVLNTPGTIDEGYRGEIGIILINHGKNKFVVEKGMKIAQMVIKPVWKVEVTEVKDLSETERAEGGFGSSGIR
- a CDS encoding prealbumin-like fold domain-containing protein; its protein translation is MKIMIDDEFCTNENGEVEFHNNSKTQHQSQLGQNQVNLNKEQQNSDISVQSNENYNVFIEVREEGGDTVSTPKDNLNISNDEHIESNNNEYYRNNYYMSDSKCNCENNEIDNKEEYLKHFNNINNNCNKTEKKGCITVVVKLGSKDGVELKGAKVNLYMLNGVSPKLCDTQLTNSEGKVNFENLEDGCYRVISIVDRRYFEKPCYINWNEVIIDQNLKEATVTVVNRIKACCCKK